In a genomic window of Brassica rapa cultivar Chiifu-401-42 chromosome A10, CAAS_Brap_v3.01, whole genome shotgun sequence:
- the LOC103845209 gene encoding E3 ubiquitin-protein ligase XBAT32, with amino-acid sequence MRFLSLVGNSFGCSASGERLVSAARDGDLQEAKALLDYNPRLARYSTFGVRNSPLHYSAAQGHHEIVSLLVESGVDINLRNYRGQTALMQACQHGHWEVVLTLILFGANIHRSDYINGGTALHLAALNGHPRCIRILLSEYIPSVPNCWSLLKSNKTSVSGFDRSVLQEVINRAADGGITPLHVAALNGHIETVQLLLDLGASVTQVTVEDGTTIDLIGAGSTALHYASCGGNIQCCQLLIGKGAPLAAINSNGWTPLMVARSWHRDWLEETLNPTTEQQPQSHPPKVPSPFLCLPLMSIVKIAQECGWRENDCLTPCRDPCAVCLERKCTVSADGCGHEFCTNCALYLSTTTNTSSKTTSQATPGSVPCPLCRYGIASFTRLPETTAITTTVTSSRTSISLSFCTCSSSSDVLDTALLTTNTQYSCNKPVVSRTGSRISQSVGSSSSFRSLSCHRFPPSLCLGGSDVDEPQRRLMNGSYSRSGLGFRRSASQVEGKRSWFSAFNHCVTAGGTAC; translated from the exons ATGAGGTTTCTGAGCCTCGTCGGAAACTCATTCGGTTGCTCCGCGTCCGGCGAACGATTAGTATCTGCAGCCCGAGACGGCGATTTACAAGAAGCCAAGGCTCTTCTTGATTACAACCCGAGACTCGCTCGCTACTCCACCTTCGGCGTTCGTAACTCTCCTCTCCATTACTCCGCCGCTCAAGGCCACCACGAG ATAGTTTCTCTGTTGGTGGAATCAGGTGTTGATATTAATCTCCGGAACTACCGTGGACAG ACGGCTTTGATGCAAGCTTGTCAACATGGTCATTGGGAGGTTGTTCTGACTCTCATTCTCTTTGGTGCTAAT ATTCACAGATCGGATTACATAAACGGTGGTACTGCGCTGCATCTCGCGGCTCTTAATGGTCACCCTCGGTGTATCAGGATACTGCTTTCTGAGTATATTCCAAGTGTTCCCAATTGCTGGAGCTTGTTGAAGAGTAACAAAACCTCTGTTTCCGGATTTGATCGAAG TGTTCTTCAAGAGGTGATAAACAGAGCAGCGGATGGAGGAATCACACCTCTTCATGTGGCGGCTTTGAACGGACACATAGAGACGGTGCAGTTACTCTTGGATTTGGGAGCTTCTGTTACTCAGGTCACCGTGGAAGATGGAACCACAATAGATCTTATAG GTGCTGGGAGTACAGCTTTACATTATGCTTCATGTGGAGGAAACATTCAGTGTTGCCAG cttTTGATCGGCAAGGGTGCCCCTTTGGCTGCCATAAACTCTAACGG ATGGACGCCATTGATGGTTGCTCGCTCATGGCACCGGGACTGGCTCGAAGAAACCCTGAACCCAACCACAGAGCAGCAGCCACAAAGCCATCCACCAAAAGTCCCTTCTCCTTTCCTCTGCCTTCCTCTAATGAGCATTGTCAAGATCGCTCA AGAATGCGGCTGGCGAGAAAACGACTGTCTAACTCCATGTCGTGACCCTTGCGCAGTTTGTTTGGAAAGAAAATGCACTGTATCCGCAGATGGATGTGGTCACGAGTTCTGCACGAACTGTGCATTATACCTAAGCACAACAACCAACACATCCTCAAAGACGACATCACAAGCCACACCAGGCTCAGTCCCATGCCCTCTCTGTCGCTACGGCATTGCTTCTTTCACCAGACTTCCGGAAACAACAGCAATAACAACAACAGTGACATCATCGAGAACAAGCATCTCATTGTCCTTCTGCACTTGCTCTTCCTCCTCTGATGTATTAGACACAGCTCTTCTTACCACCAACACTCAGTACAGCTGTAATAAACCGGTGGTTTCAAGAACCGGTTCTAGAATCTCACAATCCGTTGGTTCATCATCGTCATTTCGGTCACTTAGCTGCCATAGGTTTCCTCCGAGTCTCTGCCTCGGTGGCTCGGATGTTGATGAACCGCAGAGACGGTTAATGAATGGATCGTATTCAAGATCCGGTTTAGGGTTCAGGCGGTCGGCGTCTCAGGTTGAAGGAAAACGTTCTTGGTTTTCTGCGTTTAACCATTGTGTTACAGCCGGTGGAACTGCGTGCTAA